In the genome of Nonlabens sp. MB-3u-79, one region contains:
- a CDS encoding oligosaccharide flippase family protein has translation MIAVTQKIRKTFSQEQLFMLSAFLVNGGNYLYNLLLGRFLGPTLFADAAILITLLLVLSFVAMTFQLTVTKFTFELENAQRESLIAKAYKYAASTGIILGMATVIFAAQLQSVFQTHSSGMFIAFGLAVPLYFVMSVNRGFLQGNNRFGSLAMTYQLEMLCRLFLTFTFLILFDLPSEYAVSIAIAVSFLAGLFPFKKPLFIKNQTLILSKEHQEKIIIFFVLTACYELTQIVCNNSDILLVKHYFSSYEAGLYASLALIGRVVYFVTWMFVMLLLPQVLKSRKEGNNAVPILKKYLGYISILSFVIVSFSFLFPELAVDVLFGEQYRSISSLLGWYALATSFFALSNIFVYYFLSIDTYQPILITAVFGILQVVAIVIFHKSLLKVVMIQVYVMAALLLGQIFYFIYHTYRSKKVQPQLNDDSFIHNIDLS, from the coding sequence ATGATCGCCGTCACACAGAAAATTAGAAAGACCTTTTCTCAGGAACAACTGTTCATGTTGAGCGCCTTTTTAGTCAATGGGGGGAACTATTTATATAATCTATTATTAGGTAGGTTTTTGGGCCCTACATTATTTGCAGATGCTGCAATATTGATCACCTTATTGTTAGTGCTTTCTTTTGTAGCTATGACTTTTCAATTAACAGTAACTAAATTTACGTTCGAGCTAGAAAATGCTCAAAGAGAAAGTTTAATCGCTAAAGCGTATAAATATGCTGCCAGTACAGGAATCATTTTGGGAATGGCAACCGTAATTTTTGCAGCGCAATTGCAATCGGTTTTTCAAACACATTCTTCAGGAATGTTTATTGCCTTTGGATTAGCTGTACCGCTTTATTTTGTCATGAGTGTCAATCGCGGATTCTTACAAGGGAACAACAGATTTGGTAGTCTTGCAATGACCTATCAATTAGAAATGCTTTGTAGATTGTTTCTAACTTTTACTTTTTTAATTCTATTTGATCTACCGTCAGAATATGCTGTTTCCATTGCAATAGCAGTTTCGTTCTTAGCAGGTTTGTTCCCTTTTAAGAAACCACTATTTATAAAAAACCAAACTCTAATTTTATCAAAAGAACATCAGGAAAAAATAATTATATTTTTTGTTTTGACGGCTTGTTATGAGCTTACTCAAATAGTATGTAACAACAGCGATATTCTATTAGTAAAACATTATTTCTCGTCTTATGAAGCGGGATTGTACGCATCTCTAGCGTTGATAGGTAGAGTTGTTTACTTTGTTACATGGATGTTTGTGATGTTGCTCTTACCACAGGTACTTAAAAGTCGTAAAGAAGGAAATAATGCAGTACCTATCTTAAAAAAATACTTGGGTTACATTTCAATACTTTCATTTGTGATTGTTAGTTTTTCATTTCTATTTCCAGAGCTTGCTGTAGATGTACTATTTGGGGAGCAATACAGAAGTATTTCTTCATTATTAGGATGGTATGCGCTGGCTACCTCTTTTTTTGCACTATCTAACATCTTTGTTTATTACTTTCTTTCTATTGATACGTATCAGCCTATTCTTATAACTGCAGTTTTTGGAATCCTACAAGTAGTAGCGATTGTCATTTTTCATAAAAGCCTTCTAAAAGTAGTTATGATACAAGTTTATGTTATGGCAGCTTTGCTTTTAGGTCAGATTTTTTATTTTATTTATCATACTTATCGCTCTAAAAAAGTCCAACCGCAATTAAATGATGATTCATTTATACATAATATCGATCTATCTTAA
- a CDS encoding tetratricopeptide repeat protein, with the protein MKKLVFLIILLISATSYGQEMGTGFTLLETGKYSEAQVFFKNILEKYPTNRTARLCYGRALGLNGLTVAAKELFTALKADYPTDFEVSLNVAESLLWNNDYEDARTLYVDLVKKDSTSFPATLGYANTLSNLQEYDNALLYVGKALDILPGNANAMVSKKYMRLGKASQVLAFQDYTTAIALLEQNLQDFPNDADTNKSLANVYVTRKDFEKANLIYSNLKNKVTGLVGQSLVAHLMRKDKKALELAATATDLVQNDSIQTMDSQERYIQALIWNGKYQQARTSIDSLTDRLGSNNRIVALSASLSMYTGQINKGIEYYQTILLTDSTSFNGNLGIANAYRGQGNLAKAYEFAQKTLHYYPEQKDAKSLMAAIDNSLSPSVNTTAAYTRDNGDNEAYGSSINATIPFSDRFTASLNYSYRTTENMTLGNMANNTNIYVGAKYRIKNNTWIENNIGFTKANADTNSYTDINGSIFLKTRPFALQNLEIGYSRELQNFNAALIDEKIFLNNYILNYNMGTTFNLGWYTGLIHTQQTDGNSRNLLFTSLYYTFTNSPALKGGINYQYLSYAEQIPTQYFSPSRYQAIEAFLDLNGTSGKWNYNANLASGYQLVEKDDPTTLLRAEGRMTYSFSSRLQLGAYGKYSNIASATAAGFEFTEIGVSLRLHIGKGKLFSF; encoded by the coding sequence ATGAAAAAGTTAGTTTTCCTTATCATTTTATTAATCAGCGCCACATCATACGGACAAGAAATGGGCACGGGATTTACCCTCTTGGAAACTGGAAAATACAGCGAGGCACAAGTATTCTTTAAAAATATACTAGAAAAATACCCTACTAATAGAACGGCAAGACTTTGTTATGGGCGTGCGTTGGGACTTAACGGCCTCACGGTTGCTGCAAAAGAATTATTCACCGCCTTGAAAGCAGATTACCCAACTGATTTTGAAGTTTCTTTAAATGTTGCTGAATCGCTATTATGGAATAACGATTATGAAGATGCTAGAACCCTATATGTTGATCTGGTAAAAAAAGATTCGACAAGTTTTCCTGCGACTTTGGGATATGCTAATACGTTGTCTAACTTGCAAGAATATGACAATGCCTTATTATATGTAGGTAAAGCTCTCGACATTTTACCAGGGAATGCAAATGCAATGGTTTCTAAAAAGTACATGAGATTAGGCAAAGCGTCACAAGTATTGGCATTTCAAGACTACACAACAGCCATCGCTTTATTAGAACAAAATTTACAAGATTTCCCCAACGATGCCGACACTAATAAGTCACTAGCTAATGTTTATGTAACCCGTAAAGACTTTGAAAAAGCCAATCTTATTTATAGTAATTTAAAAAATAAAGTAACTGGCCTAGTAGGGCAATCACTTGTAGCTCATTTAATGCGCAAGGACAAAAAAGCACTAGAACTCGCTGCAACCGCAACTGATTTGGTACAGAACGATTCCATTCAAACCATGGATAGCCAGGAACGTTATATACAAGCGTTGATCTGGAATGGAAAATACCAACAAGCGAGAACTAGTATTGATTCTTTAACGGATCGATTAGGATCCAACAATAGAATTGTAGCCCTGAGCGCTTCCCTATCCATGTACACTGGACAGATTAATAAGGGCATTGAATATTATCAAACTATTCTTTTAACAGACAGCACTTCCTTTAATGGAAATTTAGGAATTGCAAATGCGTATCGCGGACAAGGAAATCTGGCAAAAGCTTATGAGTTTGCTCAAAAAACACTCCACTATTATCCTGAACAAAAAGATGCCAAATCATTGATGGCAGCCATAGATAATTCACTTAGTCCCTCTGTAAACACTACGGCTGCTTATACCAGAGATAATGGAGACAATGAGGCTTACGGTAGTAGTATCAATGCAACGATTCCGTTTTCTGACCGATTTACTGCCAGTCTTAATTACAGTTATAGAACGACGGAAAATATGACTCTAGGAAATATGGCCAATAACACTAATATATATGTAGGTGCTAAATACCGCATCAAAAACAACACTTGGATTGAAAATAACATCGGTTTTACAAAAGCAAATGCAGATACCAATAGCTATACCGATATCAACGGTTCTATTTTCTTAAAAACACGACCCTTTGCCTTACAAAATCTAGAAATAGGTTACAGCCGAGAGTTGCAAAACTTTAATGCTGCATTGATAGACGAGAAGATCTTCCTGAATAATTACATACTCAATTACAATATGGGAACTACATTTAACTTAGGATGGTACACGGGATTGATACACACACAACAGACCGATGGAAACTCTAGAAATCTGCTTTTCACTTCTTTATACTACACATTTACCAACTCTCCAGCTCTAAAAGGCGGTATCAATTACCAGTACCTGAGTTATGCAGAGCAAATCCCTACTCAGTACTTTAGCCCAAGTCGCTATCAGGCTATCGAGGCTTTTCTTGATCTTAATGGTACTTCTGGGAAATGGAATTATAATGCCAACCTAGCCAGCGGATACCAACTGGTAGAAAAAGACGACCCCACCACATTATTAAGAGCCGAAGGAAGAATGACCTACAGCTTCTCATCAAGATTACAATTAGGCGCTTATGGGAAATACAGCAACATCGCTAGCGCCACAGCAGCAGGCTTTGAGTTTACTGAAATAGGTGTTTCCTTGAGGTTGCACATTGGTAAAGGGAAGTTATTTAGTTTTTAA